The Sorangiineae bacterium MSr11954 DNA segment CACGGTGGCATCGGGCCCCGCTGCGCCAAGGCGTGCTTCGATGGCACGCCACACGTCGGGACCCGGCACGATGGTGCGCGGCAACTCGGCCACGCGCGCCGCCAGCGCGCGCTCCCCCGCCAAGAACTGCGCACATTGGGGGCACGCGCGCGCGTGCGCGTCGATGGCGCGGGCCTGCTCGGGCGCGAGCTCACCGTCCGCCAGCTCTTGCAGCTCGATTTCCGTGTAGGCCGTGCACGTGGGATCGCTCATCGCAGCCCCTCCTTCAACAGCGTGCGGGCCCGGTGCAGGTGCGCCTTGGACGTGCCCTCCGCGATGCCGAGCAAATCGCCAATCTCGCGGTGCTGATACCCCTCCACGTCGTGCAGCACGAACACGGTGCGGGGGCCCTCGGGCAGCTTGGCGAGGGCGCGCTCCAGATCGAGCCCCACATCGTCGCGGCGGGCGCCCGACGCGGATCCGAGCACCGCATCGTCCCCCGTCGGCATGATGCGCCGTGTGCGCCGGGCCGTCGCGCGGCGCTCTTCGAGCACCACATTGACAGCCACATGGCGCAACCAGGTGGCAAAGGCGCTCTCGCCGCGAAAGCTCTTCAACCGCTCCCACGCCCGCACGAACGTATCTTGCGTGAGCTGCTCGGCGAGGGCCGCATCGGCCACCAGGCGCAGGCACAGCGCGTGGACCCGCCCGACGTGGGTCCGATAGAGCTGCTCGAACGCGCCCACATCGCCCGCGCAGGCTGCGTGCACCAAAGGGTCGCCCGATTCGTGGAGCGCGCCGGCGAAGAAGGTCCCCCATCGGGGTAAAGCGGGTAAGGCAAACTCGGTCATCGGAGGTTCGGTTCCTAGATGCCGCTCAGAGCGCGCGGGTTTAGGCGAAGTTCCACGGCCGGTACCGCGGCGGGCGATTTTCTCAAGGAACAGGTCGCTTGCGAAGCCGATTTGCTTCGGAGTAAGGGGCGTGCGGGAGGACGTCTCCCGACGGGGATAGCCTCCGTTTCCACCCTCGTTCCGCCCATAACCCGGACCGCCGTTCAAACATGCCCATGTCCGAGCCCCGCCGACCTCGCCCGTATGCCGATGCCCCCCGATTGTCGCCTGCAGCACCGAACGATTCGGAGGTGGGGGGCACGAGCCGCGAAGACGGGCCCGTCGATGTCCGGTCGTTGGTTCAAGGCGAGTGGCTCGAGCTGGAGATTGGCCCCGGTCGCGGAGGCTTCGTCTTCGAGCGCGCCGCCGCCGCGCCCGCGGGGCTCATCGGTCTGGAGGTGCGGCGAAAGTGGGCCACCATCGTCGATCAGCGCCTGGCGAAGGCGGGGCTTGGCGCGCGCGCCCGCGTCTTTGCCGAGGACGCAGGCTTGGCGCTGCCGCGCCTCGGCCCCGATGGCTCGATCCGCCGTATCTTTCTGCACTTCCCCGATCCCTGGTGGAAGAAGCGCCACGCCAAGCGGCTCGTCATCGTCAAACAAGGCTTCGTGGCCGAGATGGCGCGCCTGCTCGAGCCGGGCGGTGAGCTCTTCGTCCAAACCGACGTGGAGGAGCGCGCCGCGCTCTACGAGGCCGAAATCCGCGCATGTCCGCTCTTCGTCCCCTTTGGCGACGAAGGTGGGAGCCCGGCCCTCGCCAACAATCCGTACAACGCGGAGAGCCCGCGCGAAAAGCGGGCCATCGTGGATGGTCTTCCCGTCCATCGCTTGCGCTTCCGTCGCGTTTGAAGCTCGGCGGATGGTTCGTCTTTGACTCGGCGGATGGCTCGTCTTTGACTCGGCGGATGGTTCGTTTTTGACTCGGCCATTGACGCGCGTTGTTGCGCGGGTTGATTCGACGCGTCTGCCTCTTTTAATGCGTTTCACGCTCCCCGTGGGCTCGACGCGACGGGGTCGCGGGGGTACGACCAGAGGATGCGACGTTCCATTCTTGCGCCGTTGGCGTGCATCATCTTCGGTGTGGGCTGCGCATCGGCGGGTTCCGGGGGTGCTCCGAACGCGGCCGGGCAGAACGCGGCGGGAACACCGCGCGAGGGGCTCCTCCTTTGGGTGGCGAACGGCGATGCGATCACGGCGGAAGTTCGCGACGGCGAGCTTTTCGGCGCCGCGGTGCGCTTGCAGCTATCGCGCGCCGGCGAGCCCCGCGAAGATGCGATGCGCGGCGAGATCGGGGCGCTCGAGCCCGGGCAGAGGGCGCAGCTTCAAGGTTCGGTGTTCGAGCGACCCGTGAGCGTGGTGTTCGAGCAGGGGAGGGCAAGCGGTGTTTTCGACAATGCGCCCTTCAACCTTTCGCTCGAGGAGGCACCGAAGGGGGTGACGCACGCGCGCGGGCTCGTGGGCGGCGAGCTCTCGGACTACGCGTGGGGCGCCGATCAGTGGAGCGGTCACGTGGGCCGCTGCGGCTACGAGCTGCGGGGGGGCGGAGGCTCCTTCGAGGGCTACCGCAGCTGCGGCGGGGGGCGCGAGCGCGTGCGCCTCGAGATCGGAAGTCGGCTCTCGGCTTGGGGCCCGATCGAACGGGCCACCGTTCTTGCGCTCCTTTTGCGCTCATAGCTCGCTGGGGGTGGGGGGTGAGCCGGCTCGTCGTCCACGTGTCGAGGCTCGTGGGCTCCTGGCTCGCGGTTTCGTTCGCGTTCGTGTTTGCGCTCGCGATGGCAGGTTGCGTCGACTTTACGCCGCCCCTCGTTCCGCCGGGGCGTGGCGGTCCACCGTGGACGGAGCTCACCTCGCAGCACTTCATCCTTTTGACGGATCTCAAGGGGTCCGAGGCGCGCCGCACTTTGTCGGAGTTCGAGACGTATTACCGCGTGCTCGTCGACCACGCCCTCACCACCGATCCGTTCGCGGGTCCACGCATCCAAATCGTCTTGCTGGAGCGCGCCATCGATTTTCGTCGCTTCAGCGGTGAGGGCATCCAAGGCTTTTCGCTGGGCAAGCTCCCCAACGATCCGGAGCCGGTGCCCACCTTGGCGCTCTACGGCGACTTCACGGAGTCGACGCGCACCGTCTTTCTGCACGAGCTGACGCACCATGTGCTGCAGCAGAATTTCCGCGCCCGGCCCGTGTGGCTCGACGAGGGCCTCGCCCTTTACTACTCGACCCTCGTCCTCGACGGCGACATCGTCTCCGTGGGCCTCCCGGTTCCGACCCTGCCGCTCTACGGCATGCTGGCGCGGACCGAGGGGGCGCGGATGGGACGGCGTTTGGTTCCGGTCACCGTGACGGGGCAGCTTCGGGTGCGCATGCCGCCCGCGTCGCAGCTGATTCGCATGGACCGCGAGGCCTTCTACGACGCCCGCACCCCGTCGCACCACGATCGCATGCGCACCGAAACCGGCAACTACGCGGCGGCCTGGGCGCTCGTCCACATGCTGCACCACGGCCCCGCCCCTTACCGTGCGCGCTACGGCGCCTTTTTGAGCGGCATCCGGCAAGGCTTATCGATGCCGGAAGCTTGGGCCCGAGCCTTCCGCGATGTGCCCGCCGCCGAGCTCGATCGCGCCCTCCTCGAGTACGTCTCGGCCCCCTCCGCGCCCTACGAGGAGCGCATTTATCGGGTGCTCCCGCCCAAGGGCGCGGTCGAGCGTCAGCGGTCCATGTCCAACGCCGAGGTGCTCCTCTTGTGGGCGCGCCTTCGCGATTGGAGCGCCCCACTCGGAAGCGAAGATGCGCGCAAGGACATCGACGCGGCGGTCGCCAGCGATCCCCGCTCCCCGGAGCCTCTCTTTTGGCGCGCGTTGTACCGCGCCCGCGCGTCACAGTTTGGCAGCGCGGAGCGGGACTTTTCCGCCGTTCTCATGCGCGAGCCCAA contains these protein-coding regions:
- a CDS encoding RNA polymerase sigma factor, which produces MTEFALPALPRWGTFFAGALHESGDPLVHAACAGDVGAFEQLYRTHVGRVHALCLRLVADAALAEQLTQDTFVRAWERLKSFRGESAFATWLRHVAVNVVLEERRATARRTRRIMPTGDDAVLGSASGARRDDVGLDLERALAKLPEGPRTVFVLHDVEGYQHREIGDLLGIAEGTSKAHLHRARTLLKEGLR
- a CDS encoding tRNA (guanine-N7)-methyltransferase gives rise to the protein MGGTSREDGPVDVRSLVQGEWLELEIGPGRGGFVFERAAAAPAGLIGLEVRRKWATIVDQRLAKAGLGARARVFAEDAGLALPRLGPDGSIRRIFLHFPDPWWKKRHAKRLVIVKQGFVAEMARLLEPGGELFVQTDVEERAALYEAEIRACPLFVPFGDEGGSPALANNPYNAESPREKRAIVDGLPVHRLRFRRV